From the Tetrapisispora phaffii CBS 4417 chromosome 10, complete genome genome, one window contains:
- the TRS65 gene encoding Trs65p (similar to Saccharomyces cerevisiae KRE11 (YGR166W); ancestral locus Anc_5.167): protein MEVFLPISGDSTVGPDLRSFDEIVASHNERKFIVFDEYLDFYLRVKNENVRVKGFVVHINDNKLISLDFDECFLKLDGVNNQGLYKLNNNFFKTYLFKSSIVMNNGHNNKIIFKFSYSSEPKKQPSNDENEMPQYLQSFQEVNLLDELSAAQATTKECNVFTKGKEFSVDYPIYSPLNMRLRNITIYENNKDRIINNGVMTSYMNNFILTSLDLQVSQQLKLLIEKYFDRTEEYGLVFNTIRLSISDDDNFDEDLVIKPIDDSDTITLPISVLNNDSYSIIYKLPELFVNSTGKKNIKVKVNIDYNLKINNKLKIFDIRTTWGSDISLKPNAYSASATATSNIHSNSSMNLNGLSNSSSQMNIQTPRLASGRFINYNSINKLNNISFKFLENKIIKKKGEEFKVILQIINNSQFPLNAVVYYNNPTKNVKNNVILLSNDFKVPIIQPNETYFVNLKFIGISEQFVQYLNGLKLLDLQTNEIIEIGNSLSILIQ from the coding sequence ATGGAGGTCTTTTTACCAATCAGTGGGGATTCTACAGTTGGTCCAGATTTAAGATCTTTTGATGAAATAGTTGCATCTCATAATGAAAGgaaatttattgtttttgatgAGTATTTGGATTTTTATTTGAGGGTCAAAAACGAGAATGTTAGAGTTAAAGGCTTTGTCGTACATatcaatgataataaattaatatctttGGATTTTGACGAATGTTTCCTTAAACTTGATGGAGTAAACAACCAAGGATTATACAAACTGAATAACAATTTCTTCAAGACCTATTTGTTCAAATCATCAATTGTCATGAATAATGGccataataataaaataattttcaaattttcttATTCAAGTGAACCCAAGAAACAACCTTCTAATGATGAAAACGAGATGCCTCAATATTTACAATCATTTCAAGAAGTGAACTTATTGGATGAGTTAAGCGCTGCGCAAGCTACTACGAAAGAATGTAATGTCTTCACTAAGGGCAAAGAATTCTCAGTGGATTACCCAATTTATTCACCGTTGAATATGAGATTAAGAAATATTACCATCTATgagaataataaagatagaattataaataatggTGTAATGACAAGTTATATGAACAATTTCATTCTCACATCCTTAGATTTGCAAGTATCCCAACAATTGAAACTATTAATtgagaaatattttgatagaACAGAAGAATATGGACTAGTGTTTAATACTATTAGATTGAGTATTTCAGATGATGATAACTTTGATGAAGATTTAGTGATAAAGCCGATAGATGATTCAGATACGATAACACTGCCTATAAGTGTATTGAATAACGATAGTTATAGTATAATATACAAATTACCAGAACTTTTTGTAAATTCCACTggtaaaaaaaacattaaagTAAAAGTGaatattgattataatttaaaaattaataataaattgaaaatatttgatattcgCACCACATGGGGTAGTGACATTTCACTTAAACCAAATGCTTATAGCGCCTCAGCGACTGCGACTTCAAACATTCATTCCAACTCATCGATGAATTTAAATGGTCTGTCTAACTCTTCTTCACAAATGAATATACAGACACCAAGATTAGCAAGTGGAAGatttataaattacaattcaattaacaaattaaacaatatttcatttaaatttctagagaataaaataataaagaaaaaaggTGAAGAGTTTAAAGTTATAttgcaaataataaacaacTCACAATTTCCATTAAACGCAGtagtttattataataatccAACAAAGAATGTAAAGAATAATGTAATTTTACTATCCAACGATTTCAAAGTCCCAATAATACAACCTAATGAGACCTATTTTgtgaatttaaaatttattggtATATCTGAACAGTTCGTGCAATATCTAAATGGGTTGAAACTATTAGATTTACAAACTAATgaaataatagaaatagGGAATTCACTATCCATCTTAATCCAATGA
- the TPH3 gene encoding Tph3p (similar to Saccharomyces cerevisiae YJL016W; ancestral locus Anc_5.164), producing MGFLKILKKPMGSNDVNIKATKTTESTAFYGNDVIAFDTLKSVQPFVKLFRNLQNVIYFDDICTLDGSECHLIIKGNSVVINGEVVINSLVDLNVFLNLDSNSVTFEDMAVTYTNCQKLYNTVLVSNFESISAQKYLTGILISKFGLQLNDIHILLNSKNKFNYKDWCYIKLNGSNEYIKCWCHIDRDSNDERNGIKIKFYQEDKKSLKKNNLIGFVDNLNVTDLFLNVSESNLEDDNATKYIESIDSVKILGTFKIVNSGSESISRSSTSSSLNSDNVGNENPAEKLHKRNISMVSAITQTSKNSFASKNSLSNLSISSSIQTEKINKKKIDLNLINYKDGLIIKPIPHDGISHMDSLLRMLIPMIDCLKKYGRPDKFKIDKSDRESIMFALPSPNSTRIVDAVLQEKFFNDFTLIDDNQNNSTAQISMNSVSDLLVDNI from the coding sequence ATGGGTTTTCTtaagattttgaaaaagcCAATGGGCTCGAATGatgtaaatattaaagCTACAAAAACTACTGAGTCAACTGCTTTTTATGGTAACGATGTTATTGCTTTTGATACGTTAAAGAGCGTTCAACCTTTTGTTAAACTTTTCAgaaatttacaaaatgtaatttattttgatgaCATCTGCACGCTGGACGGAAGTGAATGTCATCTCATAATAAAAGGTAACTCTGTTGTGATTAATGGTGAAGTTGTTATCAATTCACTAGTGGACTTGAACGTCTTCTTGAATTTAGATTCAAATTCAGTTACTTTCGAAGATATGGCCGTGACATACACTAATTGTCAGAAATTGTACAATACTGTCTTAGTTTCAAATTTCGAATCAATTTCTGCTCAAAAATACTTAACTGGTATATTAATCTCAAAATTTGGACTCCAATTGAATgatattcatatattattgaattctaaaaataaatttaattataaagatTGGTGCTATATCAAGTTAAACGGTtctaatgaatatataaaatgcTGGTGTCATATAGATAGAGATAGTAACGATGAAAGAAACGgcataaaaattaaattttacCAAGAAGACAAGAAATCtctaaagaaaaataatttaattggTTTTGTTGATAATTTGAACGTCACAGacttatttttaaatgtatCTGAAAGTAATTTGGAAGATGACAATGCAACTAAGTACATAGAAAGTATTGATTCGGTGAAGATATTAGGtacatttaaaattgtGAATTCAGGGTCTGAAAGCATTTCGAGGAGTTCaacttcttcatctttaaattcagATAATGTTGGTAATGAAAATCCAGCTGAAAAACTGCATAAGAGAAACATATCGATGGTAAGCGCGATTACACAAACTTCAAAGAATTCTTTTGCTTCAAAGAATTctctttcaaatttatcaatttcttcatcaattcAAACCGAAAAGATtaacaagaaaaagattgacttaaatttaataaactataaagatggtttaataattaaacCAATACCGCACGATGGTATCTCTCATATGGATTCTCTGTTGAGAATGTTAATACCTATGATTGACtgtttgaaaaaatatggTAGACCAGATAAGTTTAAAATAGATAAAAGTGATAGGGAGTCGATAATGTTCGCATTACCTAGTCCAAATTCAACAAGAATAGTTGATGCTGTACtacaagaaaaattttttaatgactTCACATTAATAGATGACAACCAGAATAATTCCACCGCTCAAATTTCTATGAATTCAGTCTCAGATTTATTAGtagataatatataa
- the CLC1 gene encoding clathrin light chain CLC1 (similar to Saccharomyces cerevisiae CLC1 (YGR167W); ancestral locus Anc_5.168): MSDEIHQDVPLEQADVVKEFEEQFPDIEDVQPSQVNGEASTAGEQMSGNDAELESGEYTYQEAGEAIRQWKERRDLEITDKDRKDQQEKVELEEDAVKYIDDFYETYNKKKETNLKDVRAENDQFLKSNQEFLDQDNTFWDRVLQLINLDDADQINGRDRSRFKEILQKMKGKTNIPGVN, encoded by the coding sequence ATGTCTGACGAAATTCATCAGGACGTTCCTCTGGAACAAGCAGATGTTGTTAAGGAGTTTGAAGAACAGTTCCCTGATATTGAAGATGTTCAACCGTCACAAGTGAATGGTGAAGCTTCTACAGCTGGTGAGCAAATGAGTGGTAATGATGCTGAATTGGAGAGTGGTGAGTATACATACCAGGAAGCCGGTGAAGCTATAAGACAATGGAAAGAGAGGAGAGATTTGGAAATTACCGACAAAGACAGAAAAGATCAACAAGAGAAAGTggaattagaagaagatgcAGTAAAGTATATTGATGATTTCTATGAAACTTATaataagaagaaagaaactaatttaaaagatgtTAGAGCCGAAAATGATCAATTCTTAAAGAGTAACCAAGAATTTTTAGATCAAGATAATACTTTTTGGGATAGAGTATTGCAATTAATCAATCTGGATGATGCTGATCAAATTAACGGTAGAGACAGATCTAGATTTAAGgaaattttacaaaaaatgaagGGTAAAACAAATATTCCAGGTGTTAACTAA
- the BUB1 gene encoding protein kinase BUB1 (similar to Saccharomyces cerevisiae BUB1 (YGR188C) and MAD3 (YJL013C); ancestral locus Anc_5.162), with the protein MTEYSTTFNDIESEKENILPLKQGRSALHLSQMLRQDMSQLNSTKIIFEKRLMEELEEMDDPLELYLEYIQWINDAFPQGGTSKQSGMLDLMERCLMYLKDVDIYKNDPRYLKIWLWYIDLFARGSLVDMKDIFVYMYRKRIGVKLTLFYEEFVNILMNMKRFKEAMFILENGLEENARPLKRLQKKYDEFSERVRELNIDLTFDKLNCKHMELPDLLKNFEPPKMVLGKERDEFIETFQESNNVEKLQNNKIQIFQDDANDSNNILIDKNDGWDMLNPKNVREKENRLQSTMLESGINAGKLKQSIDSIEDAPIINSNHKHVGKISIFQDKIGRTDPVYKIIEIPGKKTEKIDVNFNLIYPGDNEEYCFEELMAISRNVFEIRPQKHLIMKDSPQNKKIKTNIEQPFTEKDIDNSPEIPSIINQIGNLQSSNSNSAITSAPNSQEQVENVNFTKTSILPLNDTGNRITPKKENTLGIMTANKLNNSPTITFFSKNAINEVYSMFNQNYEGPNSLGDNDEHTENKFALYENTQEFTKQNLDDLTEVKNVAKNNLNSQKSVEEDTETLQQQMKLPEQKIETRQEYRTSNTNNMMTPIKENKESFYSTSQSSPFLTQPNHYRNKNLIINPLSIELRTQLLSKLTLPLKSYQTFYDYKQPLKMSAFLKNIHRLSISENKNPIVDFKKTGDLYCIRGKLGEGGYATVYLAESSTGRLNALKVEKPASKWEYYILKQIEKRLKGDSILRSIIQVNSLHCFTDESYLVLKYADQGTLLDLINHYKNKVNQSKDIGINEILCMFFTVELIKVITKLHSIDIIHGDIKPDNCMIRFEKSEISMGYKADGSHGWNFKGLYLIDFGRSFDMQILPEGTKFIADWNFDDQDCLEVQQKKEWSYEIDYFGLANMIHYMLFGEPISLNTNNHGKLNKNFKRYWQKDNIWLPLFEVLINYNKVYSNFEIERKLIEIQKDIEEFLISNSINNNRFRNEIFELENELHSINIKI; encoded by the coding sequence ATGACTGAATATTCGACTACTTTTAACGATATTGAATCTGAGAAAGAGAATATCCTACCTTTGAAGCAAGGTAGATCTGCTTTGCATTTGTCGCAAATGTTACGACAGGATATGTCTCAGTTAAActcaacaaaaataatttttgaaaaacgATTGATGGAAGAGCTTGAAGAAATGGATGATCCTTTGGAACTTTACTTGGAATACATCCAATGGATAAATGATGCATTCCCTCAAGGTGGAACATCCAAGCAGAGTGGGATGTTAGATTTAATGGAAAGGTGTTTGATGTATCTAAAAGATGtagatatttataaaaatgacccaagatatttaaaaatttggcTTTGGTACATCGATCTGTTTGCTAGAGGATCGTTGGTTGATATGaaagatatatttgtttatatGTATCGTAAAAGGATTGGGGTAAAGTTAACCTTATTTTATGAAGAATTCgtgaatatattaatgaatatgaaaagatttaaagaagCCATGTTCATCTTAGAAAATGGTTTGGAAGAAAATGCAAGACCATTAAAAagattacaaaaaaaatatgatgaaTTTAGTGAAAGAGTACGAGAACTGAATATTGACTTAACTTTTGATAAACTTAATTGTAAACATATGGAATTACCAGATTTGCTTAAAAATTTCGAACCTCCAAAAATGGTGTTAGGAAAAGAAAGAGATGAATTTATAGAAACATTCCAAGAAAGCAATaatgttgaaaaattacaaaacaataaaatacaaatatttcaagatGACGCAAATGattctaataatatattaatagataaaaatgatgGATGGGATATGTTGAATCCCAAAAATGTTCGAGAGAAGGAGAATAGATTACAAAGTACAATGTTGGAGTCTGGAATTAATGCTGGAAAACTTAAACAAAGTATTGATAGTATAGAAGATGCTCCGATTATCAACTCTAATCATAAGCACGTCGGAAAAATCtcaatatttcaagatAAAATTGGAAGAACTGATCctgtatataaaataattgaaatacCTGGAAAGAAGactgaaaaaattgatgtTAATTTCAACTTAATATATCCTGGtgataatgaagaatactgttttgaagaattgatGGCTATTTCAAGgaatgtttttgaaatacGGCCACAAAAACATTTAATCATGAAAGACTCAccacaaaataaaaaaataaaaacaaatattgaaCAGCCATTTACTGAAAAAGACATTGACAATTCACCAGAAATACCTTCTATTATTAACCAGATTGGCAATCTGCAAAGCTCAAATAGCAACTCTGCTATAACATCTGCTCCAAACTCTCAAGAACAAGTTGAAAATGtaaattttacaaaaacaTCAATATTGCCATTGAATGATACTGGCAATAGAATTACtccaaaaaaagaaaatactTTAGGAATTATGACAGCTAATAAACTCAATAACTCTCCAACTATAACCTTCTTTTCAAAGAATGCCATTAATGAAGTTTATTCCATGtttaatcaaaattatgAGGGACCAAATAGCTTGGGAGACAATGACGAACATACTGAGAATAAATTTGCATTATATGAAAATACCCAAGAGTTTACTAAACAAAATCTAGATGATTTGACTGAAGTGAAAAATGTGGCAAAAAATAACTTAAATTCTCAGAAATCAGTTGAAGAAGATACAGAAACTTTACAGCAACAAATGAAATTACCAGAACAAAAGATCGAAACAAGACAGGAATACAGAACCTCTAATACCAATAATATGATGACCCCgattaaagaaaataaagaaagtTTCTATTCTACTTCCCAAAGCTCACCTTTTTTAACACAACCTAACCACTatagaaacaaaaatttaattattaatccTTTGAGCATTGAATTAAGAACTCAATTGTTGTCTAAACTTACTTTACCTTTAAAGTCATATCAAACTTTCTATGATTATAAGCAACCATTGAAAATGAGTGCctttttaaaaaacatCCATAGATTAAGCATTTctgaaaacaaaaatccAATTGTTGATTTCAAGAAGACTGGTGATCTTTATTGTATCAGAGGTAAATTAGGGGAAGGTGGATATGCTACAGTTTATTTAGCTGAATCAAGTACAGGCCGTTTAAATGCTTTAAAAGTTGAGAAACCTGCAAGTAAATGGGAATATTacattttaaaacaaattgaaaaaagattaaaggGTGATTCTATATTAAGATCTATTATTCAAGTTAACTCATTGCACTGCTTTACTGATGAAAGTTATCTTGTCTTAAAATATGCCGATCAAGGTACTTTACTTGATTTGATTAATCActacaaaaataaagttaatCAATCTAAGGATATTGGCATTAACGAAATTCTGTGTATGTTTTTCACTGTTGAGCTGATCAAGGTAATAACCAAATTACattcaattgatataataCATGGCGATATAAAGCCTGATAATTGTATGATTcgatttgaaaaatctgaAATTTCTATGGGTTACAAAGCTGATGGATCCCATGGTTGGAATTTCAAAGGATTGTATTTAATCGATTTTGGAAGATCGTTTGATATGCAAATACTTCCAGAAGGTACAAAGTTTATTGCTGATTGGAATTTTGATGATCAAGATTGCTTAGAAGTCCAACAGAAGAAAGAATGGAGTTatgaaattgattattttggATTAGCTAATATGATTCATTATATGTTATTCGGGGAACCTATTTCATTGAATACCAATAATCATGGGAAACTgaacaaaaattttaagagATATTGGCAGAAAGATAATATTTGGTTACCGCTATTTGAAGTTTTAATTAACTATAATAAAGTgtattcaaattttgaaatcgAACGTAAACTGATTGAAATTCAGAAGGATATAGAAGAATTTTTAATCtctaattcaattaataataacagatttagaaatgaaatatttgaattagaGAACGAATTGCATAGCATTaacataaaaatataa